The genomic region TCGAAACAAGAAAGACCGATTCGAACGATGGAGTTCGCAAAATTCTTCAGTAAGAAAGAAGAGTTTTCTAAAATTTATTTTTTCGGAGCCTGGAAAAACTTGTTTCGATCCTTTTATCAAGGAAACGCCGAATTGATTTTTTGTAAGAATGATTTTTGCTTTGATGAAAACGAATGTCAACGCGGTTCTCATCTTTGGATCGGCGCGGGAAATTTCCAAGGACCGGGTCGAACTCGTTTGCTGGAATTCGTAGAACGGATCCAAACCGAACACGGCGACGGCGCTCACATTGGATAAGAAAGAATGGAAATCATAACTTTATCGATCGGTGTGGGAATTCTTTTCGGTTTTTTACTTTGGGAAAAGACCGGTCTCTATCCCGGCGGTTGGGTCGTTCCGGGTTACGTTGCCCTTTTTCTATTTCAACCTTGGGTCATAGGAATCTTGGTATTCAGTTCGATTCTGACGATCGGGATCTATAGGATTTCCGAATTTTATTTTTTAAGTTTTGGCCAAAGAAAGACGGTTTTGATTTTGCTCCTTTCGATTTTAGTTTCGATGATTTTGGATTATTTTGCGGTGAGTCACTTCGGGTATATTCGAGATTTTGAATCTAAAACGATCTCTCATATCGTTCCCGGGTTGATCGCACTTTCCGCGGAAAAACAAGGAATTCCCAAGACACTTTCCTCGATCTGGATCTGTTCGATACTCGTTCGTTTGTTTTTGATTTTCGTTTTCGGAGACGTTTTGCTTCCGTGAAAATTTCCTTTTTGAAATCAAATCCGTTTCGAATGAATTCGGCGATCGCCGTGGTCTTGTTGTGTTCGGTTTCGTTCGGTTTTGTGGTTTGGATCGAAACGGTTCCGATCGTAAAAGAAGCCGATCACGCCGTTATAAAAAAAGAAGCGAGCCAAAGAGCGTATAACGCGTTTCAAAAAATCAAAGAATGGAGACTTTCCCAAAACGTTCCGATCGATCCTACGATCGATCCGGCTCGAACGGGTTGGATCGGATTGGAAAGTTCCCCGGTCACCAGTTCTTCCGGAAAACTCTCCTCCAAACAGGCGTCGATCCATCCGGACTTTGCGGTTTGGTTTCTAGATCGTTTTCAAAATGCGGGTTTAAAACCGGGAGATACGATCGCAGTGGGAATGTCCGGTTCTTTTCCGGCGTTGAACGTTTGTTTTTGGATCGCGGCGGACACGATGAGGTTGAACGTGATTTCGATCGCGAGCGTGGCTTCTTCTCAATACGGAGCGAATCACCCGGATCTTCTTTGGCCGGATCTTGAAAATCGCCTGTATCAAGAAAATAGTATATTCCAAAAATCTGTTTTTATGTCCATCGGCGGAATTTCCGATCTCGGAATTGGCATCGGAAAAGAGGGTAGGGAAAAAATTCTAAACTCGATCCGAAAAAACGGATACGCCCATCTTTCTTCCGATTCGTTCGAGGATTCCCTGATTCAAAGAAAAAAAATCTACGATCAAAAACCGGTTTCCCTCTATGTCAACATAGGAGGAGGAACGATTTCCTCGGGAACAAGCCTTGGAAAAAAGAAAATTCCTAAGGGAACCGTGATCGGCGAAGACGATCTTGCAGTTGCCGATTTACCGGATTCGATTTTAAAAAACTATCTGTTGCAAAAGATCCCGGTGTTGCACGTAAGCGGGATCGAAACGATCGCAAAAGAATCCGGTATGAAATACGAATCGGATCGACTTTCCAGTCCGGGAAGTTCCGATCTGATTTTTAAAAAGGAAAAGAATCGTTGGCTTGCCGGTTTTCTTTTCGTTTTGTTAAGCGCAATGATCTGGAAACTTTCGCCTTGGATCTCTTTAACCGATACGAAAAAGGAAAATTCTTTTTTTCTTTAAGAAAAACTTTTCGAACGAGGAATCGAAAAACGAAACAACGTCCCGATGCGGCCGCGGCGTCCACAGGCTATTCGTTCTTAAATTTGGAAAAAAACCAGGCGATGGTTTCGTCCCGTTTGAGATCGGGAAGAAGGATCGCCTCGTAATGATTCTTATCCGGTAAGGTCAAATAAACGGACGTCCTTAGTTCCCTTTGAAAAACTTGGATCGCGGAATCGGGAAGCAATTCGTCCCCTTTTTTAAAGTTCGATTTTCCGGCGCGGATCACGAGCACCGGCGAATGAATTTTGGAGTAGGGAAGTATTTTATTCTTTTTTAATGTTCGAACGCTTGCGATCGGGCTTTTCAAAAAACGAAGCGGAATCTGCCAAGGAGATCGCGCGCCTCCCATACTTTTTAGTTCCGAGTCGATGATGGATTCCGGAATACTACATCGAAAACCGGTCGTTCCCGATCCGTTATCCGAAACCTCTTCCAATTCGTAGTTTAGGAAATTCTCAACGTCCTTGTTCCAAGAACTCAGAATCGGGGATGCTTTGGCGAGTTTTAGATAGGCTTCTCTGGAAGGAAAAATCTTTCCAAGACGTTCCAGAGATTGTTGTATCATGACGAGATTGGAAAGTTTTCTTCGGACCGAAAGTTGTCCGCCCCCGTCGATGAGACAAAGTTTGCCGGTTCTTTCGGGATAATTCTTTCCGAACGCGAGAGAAATCCAACAGCCGAGGGAATGTGCGAGCAGATTGGCTTTGTCGATTTTTAAAAAATCGAGCATAAACTTTAGATCTTTTGCATGTGATTCGTGGGAATATTGCGTATCGGGTTTGGAGGAATTTCCTCTTCCTTTCAGATCGTATGCGATAACGGTAAGGCCTTGTTTGACGAGATCTCTCGCAAGAGGCGCGAAGTTTTTTAAATTCCCCGTAAGACCGTGGATACAAATCACGGGCGACGGAGAATTTTTGGAAAGTGGAAACTTGCCGTACACCTCCGCCGCTAAAAACTCGGAACCGCCGATCGGGATTTGTAATGATTTCGAAATCGTTTTCGGGTTCGAAGCGGAAGTTGAATTCTTCATTCGTCCGTTATTTCAGCTCCGAATCTTTCCATCAAGCTTCTTAACTCGGATTCGATTCCAGATCGAAACGCGAGATGCGTAAACGCGATCTTTTCTTTTTGTTTGATCGCTTCGTAACCCGTTTGTGATTTGGAAACGTTGTACCAGATTTTGGATTCTCCGAGACCGGCAAAACGGATCGTCAACTTTTCTCCTTCTAAAAGAAAGCTGACGATGTTTCCGAGTTCCTTTCCGCTCAGAGCCTTTTGGATCTTTTTCAAAAAGATCTCGGGAGAATCTTCGGACAATCGTATCGTTTTCATCTCAGTTCTCCCTGTTAGGAAACGTAGAGCATATAGATGCCTTGGAAAAGACCCACGATGGCTCCGAGCACCGATCCGATGAGAATCAAAACGTATTCGTCTTCTTGAAACGCGGAACGAAGAATCGGTTCGAACTCCTCGGGCGGAAGATCCTTCATTCTTTTAAACATATTGTTCTCGATGGACATCGCGCGTCCCATATACGTTTCGAGTTTGTTCGAACTGTTTGCGAGAGATTCGGAAACTCTCGCGATCACTTCCTTCTTCGTCGTTTCGAATTCGGAATTTTCGTTGCTCGTCTCCGAATCCAAACCTCCGTTGAGATGCAGACGTTTCGCCGCTTCTTCGGTTTCGCTTTGGATCGTTTCCACGAGGGAACGTGCGGCGCGTTTGTATAAGATTTCTTCGAGAACGTTTCTTGCGGTCAACACTTGAGTCGCGAATACGTTGGAATATTTTTTGGAAACGTCTTCTTGTCTTTTTAAAAAAAGACCTTGGTAACGGATCGGTCCGATCTTCTTTTCATACAAGGGACGAAAGATCATCGTAAGGGCGACCCAGTTCGTGATATAACCTACCACCACGCCTTGGATCGGAAGAGTCCACCAATACGGAAATAAATTCCATGCAAGGGCTTGTAGAATTCCCATCGCTCCGCCCAAATACCAACCGCAGTGTTCTATGAATTTGAATTCTTTCGAACCGACTTCCTGAAAGATGTCCACGATTCTTTTTACGTTGGGACCGGTGAGTTTACGAAGAACCAAGGAGCGGAAATTGAATACGCTCGAAACGTTCTCCTTTACCTGGATCATAATATTCTTAACCGTATGTTCGCTTTTTTTCTGAACGCCGGAGATGATTCTCGCTTCTTCTTGTCCTTCCAATTTGGCGCGAAGGGCCGGATTGATATGATGTACGATTTCGCGCGTGGCCTCGGGAACGAGTTCGTCCAATACGGGTTGGAATTCTTTTTCCAACTGATCCGGGTCCACCTTCGAAAAGAAGTCTTCCACCTTGATCAATCTTTCGGTCATGATGTTGACCGATTTCAACGCGAGTTTTTGCGATTTTTTGGGAACGATTCCCTGCCAACCTAAGTAAGGCGGAATTCCTACGAACTCCAGCGGATAAAAGGTCATTTTGAGAGCGACTACGTTTGTAAACCAACCCACGAATCCGTAGGTGATCGGCATCATCAAAATCCCGATCAATTCCTTGTTTTCAGCTAAAAATTCCATACAATTTCCTGTAGCAACCGCTATAATTTTTCAACTTCTAGCAAGTTCGGTTCCTCGTTGAAAGAGGGCAAATCATTTTTTTTGAACGGTTAGAATAAAATACTCGAATTGGACAAGATCGAAGATGTCTTTCCAGCCTAAAATTTCCGCCGCCCGCGCCCTTTTCGGAGAGTTTGGAAATAAATTTTCATTTGCAGTTTTGGCGATTTGAGCGATTCTATGGGTTCATTCGATATGAATTCACAAAGTCCGAATCAGAAAGGGGAGAATCCGGAGATAAAACCGGATTTCGAACCCCGAATCTCCGTACTTCTGAAAAAGAACGGGGAAATCCTTTCGATCGATTCCGGAATTATAAAATATCTCGGTTACGAAACGGAACCTCCCGCCTCTGCGGAGAATTTTTTCGAGGACTGGACGAAGATCGCGGATCTCCGTTCTCCCTGGTCGGGAACGTTACGTCTGATCGATTCGAAGGGCGTTCGGATTCCTTTTGACGTTTTAATAGAATTGTTAAGCGAAGAACTTTTTCTGATTCGTTTTCAGAATCTGAAAGCGGGTTTCCGTTTGGAGGAACAGTTCTTTCAGATCTTTCACAAAAACCTCGCAATCAAACTCGTCATTGACGTGGAAACGGGAAGGCTCGTAAACGTAAGCGATTCCGCCCTCGAATTTTACGGATATACCCGGGAAGAATTTTTAAATCTAAAAATCAGCGACGTCAACATGCTCGGTCCCGAAGAGGTGAAAACCGAGATGCTCAAAGCGAGTTCGGAAAACCGTCTTTATTTCAACTTCATCCATCGTTTGAAATCGGGAGAACTGAGGGACGTGGAAGTTTTTTCGGGTCCGATTTCGATCAACGGAAGAATTCATCTTTATTCCATCATCCACGACGTTACGGAACGAAACCTCATCCGAAAGAAACTCGAAACTTCTTTGAAGGAAAAGGAATTGATGCTTCAGGAAATTCATCACAGGGTGAAAAACAATCTGCAGATCGTTTCGAGTCTTTTGAGTCTTCACGCGGAATACAAGGAAGATCCTTATCTGCAAAAGGTTCTTCGGGAATGCGAACTCAGAGTCAAATCCATGGCCTTGGTTCACGAGGAGTTATACCGTTCGGACAATCTTGCCAAGGTGGATCTGAAGAATTATTGTTTTTCCCTTTCCTCGAATCTTCTTTCGATCTACGGTCAGGCTGGAAAAATCCGTTTTCACAATTTGGAAAATTCTTTCTTTATCTCGATCGACCGCGCGATCCCGATCGGATTGATTCTGAACGAACTTCTTACCAATTCCCTAAAATACGCGTTTGCCGATCAGGACAAAGGAGAAATTTTTCTGATCTTAAAACATACCGGAGGCAACGTGGAACTCGAATACAGGGACACCGGAGTCGGCTTTCATCTCGACGGAGCGCAGAACAAACAAAGCGGTCTCGGTTTGAAATTGATCGACATGCTTTCCATGCAACTCCACGCAAAACTTTCCTTCGAAACCGAAAACGGATTTTATCTGAGAATGCACTTCGCGGGTTGGAAGGACTAGAACATTTTCGAAAGAAGAGGGCTTGTCCGATTTCGGAACCTGCTTGCATTATTTAAACTGCGATTTACAGTCGCATTTCGGGAAATATTATGCAACATACAAAAGAAGAAATTCTCAAACAGATATATCTTTTCTCCAATTTTACGGAAGACGAATTAGGGGCGATCGCCGAGAAGACCGAATACAAAGTCTACGACCAAGGCGACTCGATTTTTCACGAAGGCAACGAAGCGAAAGCGTTCTTCGTTGTAATCTACGGAACCTTAAAGGTCCTCGCTTCCACCGAAAAAGGGGACGACGTAAACGTAACCACGATCGCAACCGGCGATCACTTCGGCGAACTTCCTTATCTCGATCCTGGCAAACGTTCCGCTTCCGTCGAAGCGATGGAAAGATCCGAACTTCTTCGAATTCCTTACGATCATCTCAAGGCGGTTTTCGAAAAGGATAAGAACGCTTCCTTAAAATTCTACCAAGCGATTTCCCATTTCTTAGCCAAACGCTTGAGAATGCTCACACACGATTTAACATACGCGAGAGAACTCAGAAAAAGATACACCATCTGATTTCTTCGACCGGTTTCGGAAACGTATTTAAAATCCGATTCCGGTCTTTCTCTCCTCAAAAGGACATTGAAATGAAATCCAAAACTTCTTCTCTTTCCATTCTTCCCTTCGTTCGATCCGCTTTTGTTTCCCTTCTGGTTTTATTCGTCTTTTCCTCGTGCACGAACCTTTTGGTGAGCGGCGGTCTTTACTACGAACGATCCAAATCCGAGCTCGAAAAGAAAGAAATCCAAGTCGGTACGTATCATTGGAAATATTTGGAAGGCGGGAAGGGGGAAACGATTCTTCTGGTTCACGGTTTCGGCGGAGACAAGGATAACTGGACGAGA from Leptospira kmetyi serovar Malaysia str. Bejo-Iso9 harbors:
- the pgsC gene encoding poly-gamma-glutamate biosynthesis protein PgsC; translation: MEIITLSIGVGILFGFLLWEKTGLYPGGWVVPGYVALFLFQPWVIGILVFSSILTIGIYRISEFYFLSFGQRKTVLILLLSILVSMILDYFAVSHFGYIRDFESKTISHIVPGLIALSAEKQGIPKTLSSIWICSILVRLFLIFVFGDVLLP
- the pgsW gene encoding poly-gamma-glutamate system protein, translated to MNSAIAVVLLCSVSFGFVVWIETVPIVKEADHAVIKKEASQRAYNAFQKIKEWRLSQNVPIDPTIDPARTGWIGLESSPVTSSSGKLSSKQASIHPDFAVWFLDRFQNAGLKPGDTIAVGMSGSFPALNVCFWIAADTMRLNVISIASVASSQYGANHPDLLWPDLENRLYQENSIFQKSVFMSIGGISDLGIGIGKEGREKILNSIRKNGYAHLSSDSFEDSLIQRKKIYDQKPVSLYVNIGGGTISSGTSLGKKKIPKGTVIGEDDLAVADLPDSILKNYLLQKIPVLHVSGIETIAKESGMKYESDRLSSPGSSDLIFKKEKNRWLAGFLFVLLSAMIWKLSPWISLTDTKKENSFFL
- a CDS encoding DUF445 domain-containing protein; protein product: MEFLAENKELIGILMMPITYGFVGWFTNVVALKMTFYPLEFVGIPPYLGWQGIVPKKSQKLALKSVNIMTERLIKVEDFFSKVDPDQLEKEFQPVLDELVPEATREIVHHINPALRAKLEGQEEARIISGVQKKSEHTVKNIMIQVKENVSSVFNFRSLVLRKLTGPNVKRIVDIFQEVGSKEFKFIEHCGWYLGGAMGILQALAWNLFPYWWTLPIQGVVVGYITNWVALTMIFRPLYEKKIGPIRYQGLFLKRQEDVSKKYSNVFATQVLTARNVLEEILYKRAARSLVETIQSETEEAAKRLHLNGGLDSETSNENSEFETTKKEVIARVSESLANSSNKLETYMGRAMSIENNMFKRMKDLPPEEFEPILRSAFQEDEYVLILIGSVLGAIVGLFQGIYMLYVS
- a CDS encoding sensor histidine kinase, whose product is MNSQSPNQKGENPEIKPDFEPRISVLLKKNGEILSIDSGIIKYLGYETEPPASAENFFEDWTKIADLRSPWSGTLRLIDSKGVRIPFDVLIELLSEELFLIRFQNLKAGFRLEEQFFQIFHKNLAIKLVIDVETGRLVNVSDSALEFYGYTREEFLNLKISDVNMLGPEEVKTEMLKASSENRLYFNFIHRLKSGELRDVEVFSGPISINGRIHLYSIIHDVTERNLIRKKLETSLKEKELMLQEIHHRVKNNLQIVSSLLSLHAEYKEDPYLQKVLRECELRVKSMALVHEELYRSDNLAKVDLKNYCFSLSSNLLSIYGQAGKIRFHNLENSFFISIDRAIPIGLILNELLTNSLKYAFADQDKGEIFLILKHTGGNVELEYRDTGVGFHLDGAQNKQSGLGLKLIDMLSMQLHAKLSFETENGFYLRMHFAGWKD
- a CDS encoding cyclic nucleotide-binding domain-containing protein, which gives rise to MQHTKEEILKQIYLFSNFTEDELGAIAEKTEYKVYDQGDSIFHEGNEAKAFFVVIYGTLKVLASTEKGDDVNVTTIATGDHFGELPYLDPGKRSASVEAMERSELLRIPYDHLKAVFEKDKNASLKFYQAISHFLAKRLRMLTHDLTYARELRKRYTI
- a CDS encoding alpha/beta fold hydrolase, which translates into the protein MKNSTSASNPKTISKSLQIPIGGSEFLAAEVYGKFPLSKNSPSPVICIHGLTGNLKNFAPLARDLVKQGLTVIAYDLKGRGNSSKPDTQYSHESHAKDLKFMLDFLKIDKANLLAHSLGCWISLAFGKNYPERTGKLCLIDGGGQLSVRRKLSNLVMIQQSLERLGKIFPSREAYLKLAKASPILSSWNKDVENFLNYELEEVSDNGSGTTGFRCSIPESIIDSELKSMGGARSPWQIPLRFLKSPIASVRTLKKNKILPYSKIHSPVLVIRAGKSNFKKGDELLPDSAIQVFQRELRTSVYLTLPDKNHYEAILLPDLKRDETIAWFFSKFKNE